Within the Candidatus Binatia bacterium genome, the region GCGACCGTGCGCGCGAAATAGACGCCGACGATCGTCGTGACGACGAACTGTATGATGAAATAGACCAAGACGGTCGCGACGATGAGCTTGTCGGGGAATGCCGACTCCGCGATCAACGCGCAGATGCCGATGTTGCGCAACGCCGTTCCGAGGCCGAGGATGCGACGGTCCTCGCGCGCCGGCCCGCCCATCGCCCAGCCGACTGCAAACGAGAGCAGGACGATGCAGAGCATCGCCAACATTCCGTGCGAGCCGTAGACCGCGGCGATACCGTGCGCCATCGTCGGCGCCAAAACGGCGAGCAGCCCGATCGCCGCCGCGAAGAAGATCAGTTCGACCGGACGAACGAGCTTCGCCGCCGACGCCGGGGCGCGTCCCGCTACGGCGATGCCGGCCAAAAGCGGCAGCAGTTGGAATAGCACGAGCGTCGACAAGAAACGCGCCATCGGGAGATCGGCCTGGGCTGCGGTCGGAAGAACGAGCGCAGCCGTGACCGGAATCGTCAGAATCGAGAGCGCGGGCAGCAAGAGCGCGAGAGCGACGGCGAGACCGAGCCTCCCGCCTCGCTTTCGCACCGAGGCGAGGACGAACGGCACGCCCGGGGCGATCGCCATCAACAGAAAGCCGGTCGCCACCGGCGCGGGCAGCGCGAAGAGCTTCGCGAGTGCGACGCCGAGAAGCGGAACGATCAGGAAGTTCGCGATCAACGCGCGAGCGATGAGACTCGTGTTCTTGAGGATCGCGACGAGGTGATCCCAGTTGACCTGCAGGCCGGCCCCGAAGGTGAGCGCGATCAGCATGACCGCCGCCAGCAATTTCTCTGGATTCACGGGCCGCTATACTGCCGCGCCCTTTGTGGGGATTCCTGTAAAAGTGCCTAGTTGCCCGTCTTCTTGCAGCTGATCGTTACGTTCGTCGTCTTGCCCTGCGCGTCCGTACCGGTCGAGTTATCGGTCGTCTCCGTATCGCTTACCTTCGTGACGACGTCGGTGCCGCTGCTCCCATCGAGGTTCTTGCCCGTCCACGTTATCGTGCTGCCCTGCCAGCCGGGAGAGGTCGCGATTCCGTAGCTGCCATCCGAGCCGACTTCGACGCCGATCCATTGCTTGATCGCGGGATCGTACCCGGTATAGCTCGTGCTATTGATCGGAAACGTGCGATACTGATCGAACGGCGGCGCGACGTCTTGGGTGACCATCCACATCCCGTCCATGCCGATCGTCGTCGTGCTCGTATCGGGGCGCTGCTTGCCGCGCAGCATCTGCGTGCACGTCCACGTTCCGGTGAGGAACATCATCGAGGAGAAGTCGGGCTTGCTCATCGGAACCGGCGTCGGGGCCGGTGCCGGCTGCGCGACGGTCATCGCGGGAGTCGCAACGAGGCCGATCGCGAACGCGACGGCGCCGAGCGTCCATAATACCGGAGTCTTCATCTGCTCTCTACCTTTCTGAAGTCACGGCGGAAGGAAGCAGCGCATTCGGCGAGGGTTGGCTGCTTCCTGGCTTGGCAGACCTAGGGTGCGACCGTGATGGAGACCGGACCGTTGACGCCGTTGGTGACGGAGCGCAGCGGTTTGCCGCCCGAGGACTGGTAAACCGAGACGGAGCTGGGGCAGGCATTGCCGACGTAGAGGAGGCTCGAGGCGCCCATCGCCATCGTCGTCGGGCACGCGATACCGTCGGTGATGGTGCCGACGAGCGCAAGCGTCGTCTCGTCGTAGATCGAGACGGAATTGTCCTTATAGTTCAAGACGTAGAGCTGCTTCGCGCTCGAAACGAGGCTCAGCGGCGTGCGAACGCCCTTGCGGATCATCGCGCTCGGACTCTTCGTGCCGGGTGCGTAGACCGAGACGGAATTATCGTGATGGTTCGAGACGTAAAGATTGCCCGCGTCGTCAAATGCGAGCGCGTCGGGCGTCCGAACGCCTTTGACGATCGTTCGAATCGGGCCACCCTTGCCGGGCTCGTAAACCGTCACCGTGCTGCTCTTATAGTTCGCGACGTAGATGTCGCCGCCGTTGAAGGCGATTGCTTCGGGTCCCTTGACTCCCTTGACGATCGTCTGCAGCACCTGCGTCGATCCGTGCGCGTAGACGGTGACCGTGTCGTTACCGTTGTTGGCGACGTAGAGCTTCCCCGACGGCGCGACCGCCAGCGCGAACGGCCCGCGCACGCCCTGCGCGATCGTGCGCGCGGGCTGCGTGCTGCCGCCCGCATAGACCGAGACGCTGCTCGGAAAGCTGCCGCTGGCTCTTCCGTAGTTGCCGACGTAGAGGTTGCCGGACTTATCGAGCGCGAGCGCATCGGGATACTCGATGCCGTTCGTAATCGTTCGGAGCAGCGGCTTGCCGCCCGAGGCGTAGACGGTCACGGCGTTGCCGTACCAGTTCGCGACGTAGACGCTGCCGGCGGCTTGCGGCGCGACGCTGTCCGCGGCCGCCGCGCTCGGCGGGATCGGAGCTTGCGACGATGCAGAGCAAGCGGCAAGAGTCAACGCAAAGAACGCAGCGACCAACGATCGGCTCATTCGCGCTCGCTTCGAGTTACGCGATGGAAGGCCTTGCGGCTACCACGAGCGGGGCGCCTGCGAGAGCAGACGGCCCAGCGTACGCACGATTTCGGCGCGGTCCGAGAGCTGCGTCCACTCCGGCGTAATCGTCGGAATTTCGCTCTGGCGCTCGCCGGGAACCATCGTGCTGAGCCGGCCGAGCGGCGTCGCCGGGTACCCCGCAACGGCGCGAAAGAGGAGGTCGGCCCAGAACGCGTTCGCCCACCCGAACTCCGGACGGGTGAAGCGCTGCGGATCGTCGGGATCCACGGACTCGTGCATGAGGCCGTTGAGGGTATCGCTGCGATCGAGCATGTCGATCGCGGCCGCAACGTCCTGCGCGCGCGTCGCGGTCAGCGCGGCGCCGATGATGCCGAGCGGCCAGACCCATCCTTTCGGCGTATGCGGGCTTCCGAGTCCGGTCGCGTAGGTTCCCGTATAGTAGTATGGATCGTCGAAGCTCAGCGTAAAACGCCGAGTGTCGAGGTAGACGGGATCGGCGGTCGCACACCACCCGTACCACGGCAGCGCCGTAAGGTTCGGGACGTTCGCGTCGTCCATCATGTTCTCGTGACCGTAGCCGTCGGTTTCGTAGACGTACATCCAGCCGTATTTCGGATTGAACGTCTTGCCGTAGCGCAAGATGCCCGTCTGCACGGCGCCGGCCAGCGTCGTCGCCTTCGCCGCGAGGTCGTCGTCGCCGAACGCGTCGCGCGCGAACCGGGCGAGCATCCGCATCGCGACGACCGCCATCGCGTTCTGCGGCACGTTGAAGCGATAGGTTACGGGATCGTCCGAGGGCCGGAAGGCGCTCCAGATCATGCCGGTATCCGGATTGTACCGGTCGTGCGTGGGAACCGAATCGGGCCAGACGTACCTGCTGCACGATGCGTGATGCTCCTCGCAGGTCAGCGTCGTCACGATCGTCCGCATCGCGGAGTGCAGCTCGGGCGTGAAGATCGTGCGGTCCCTCGTGCTCGCGTAATAGACGAAGACGAGGAGCACCGGCCACGCCAGCGAGTCGATCTCCCATTTCCGCTCCCAGACGTGGTAGTCGGCGCTGAACGCCTCCGCGTACGGATCGGTCAGGATGTTCTTCGCGTCGCGCTGGATGACGCCGGCGAAGGCCGCGTGCAGCGCCGGGTACTGCTCGGAGAAACGAACGTAGGGAATCGTCTGCGCCGCGGAGTCGCGCAGCCACATCGCGGGGATGTCGCCGGTCTGAACGTACGTCGTGCCATCGCTCTCGCCGAAGAAATCGGCGAAGAGCTCGTGAAACAGCGTCTCGGTCTGAATCGGCCGAACGCCCGACGCGACCGGCACGCCGAGCGTCTGCGCCGACGCGGGGAGGCTCGCGAGCAGCACCGCGAGCGCCGCGGCGACGGCGGCCGCCTTCGACACTCGTTAGCTGAGAAAGACGGGCGCGTCGTGGAGCGCCCCGCTTCCGTCGCGCCAGAGCGCGTACTGCAGCGACTGTTTCTTGTTCATCGAAGCCGCACCGATCTCGCCCTGCATGTTGATCGCGATGACGCAGTACATATCGTCGTGGAGGTTCGGGGCGGTCTTCGCCATGAGGCGCATCACGTCGTTGCACGCCTCCTGCGGATGCGCGCCCTGCGCCATCCTCCCGACGATATACGTCGACGTGCAGTAGTTGGCCATCACGTCGCCGTCTCCGGTCGCCGACGCGGCGCCGACGGACGAATCGGCGTAGTAGCCGCAGCCGACGAGCGGCGAGTCGGCGACGCGCCCCGGAATCTTCCACTCGAGACCGCTCGTCGAACAGCCGGCGACGGCGTTGCCCTTGCCGTCGATCGCGACCATACCGACCGTGTCGTGATGATTCTTGTCGATCCAGAACGTCTCGTGGTTGGGCGTGTTCTTCCATTTCAGCCACGCTTGCAGGCTGTGAGGCGTCAGGAGCTGCTGCGGCTCGAATCCCATCGCGATTGCGAACTGCAGGGCTCCCTCGCCGGCCATCGTCGTATGGCGCGTCTTCTCCATGACGAGCCGCGCGACCGAGATCGGGTTCTTGATCTTGTGCAGGTTGCAAACGGAGCCGGCTCGATGCGTCGTTCCGTCCATGATGCCCGCGTCGAGCTCGACCTCGCCCTGCTCGTTGGGCAGACCGCCGTATCCTACGGTGTCGACGTTCGGATCGTCTTCGACGACGTTGATGCCCTTCTCGACCGCATCGAGCAGCGTTCCGCCGCCGGCCAATACCTCGGCCGCGCGCGCGTTCGCT harbors:
- a CDS encoding NHL repeat-containing protein, whose protein sequence is MSRSLVAAFFALTLAACSASSQAPIPPSAAAADSVAPQAAGSVYVANWYGNAVTVYASGGKPLLRTITNGIEYPDALALDKSGNLYVGNYGRASGSFPSSVSVYAGGSTQPARTIAQGVRGPFALAVAPSGKLYVANNGNDTVTVYAHGSTQVLQTIVKGVKGPEAIAFNGGDIYVANYKSSTVTVYEPGKGGPIRTIVKGVRTPDALAFDDAGNLYVSNHHDNSVSVYAPGTKSPSAMIRKGVRTPLSLVSSAKQLYVLNYKDNSVSIYDETTLALVGTITDGIACPTTMAMGASSLLYVGNACPSSVSVYQSSGGKPLRSVTNGVNGPVSITVAP
- a CDS encoding N(4)-(beta-N-acetylglucosaminyl)-L-asparaginase, with the protein product MEGLDRRSFLIGTGIAAAALASKPAAAGSDGPVFLSTWDWGIEANARAAEVLAGGGTLLDAVEKGINVVEDDPNVDTVGYGGLPNEQGEVELDAGIMDGTTHRAGSVCNLHKIKNPISVARLVMEKTRHTTMAGEGALQFAIAMGFEPQQLLTPHSLQAWLKWKNTPNHETFWIDKNHHDTVGMVAIDGKGNAVAGCSTSGLEWKIPGRVADSPLVGCGYYADSSVGAASATGDGDVMANYCTSTYIVGRMAQGAHPQEACNDVMRLMAKTAPNLHDDMYCVIAINMQGEIGAASMNKKQSLQYALWRDGSGALHDAPVFLS
- a CDS encoding glycoside hydrolase family 125 protein, whose protein sequence is MSKAAAVAAALAVLLASLPASAQTLGVPVASGVRPIQTETLFHELFADFFGESDGTTYVQTGDIPAMWLRDSAAQTIPYVRFSEQYPALHAAFAGVIQRDAKNILTDPYAEAFSADYHVWERKWEIDSLAWPVLLVFVYYASTRDRTIFTPELHSAMRTIVTTLTCEEHHASCSRYVWPDSVPTHDRYNPDTGMIWSAFRPSDDPVTYRFNVPQNAMAVVAMRMLARFARDAFGDDDLAAKATTLAGAVQTGILRYGKTFNPKYGWMYVYETDGYGHENMMDDANVPNLTALPWYGWCATADPVYLDTRRFTLSFDDPYYYTGTYATGLGSPHTPKGWVWPLGIIGAALTATRAQDVAAAIDMLDRSDTLNGLMHESVDPDDPQRFTRPEFGWANAFWADLLFRAVAGYPATPLGRLSTMVPGERQSEIPTITPEWTQLSDRAEIVRTLGRLLSQAPRSW